A genomic window from Streptomyces sp. MST-110588 includes:
- a CDS encoding cyclic nucleotide-binding domain-containing protein: protein MSSRTGLRTMTGRLDALPDEQHDRLMELAREVSFPAGARLFEEHRPADRFWIIRTGSVVLDLHVPGRRAAVIETLGPGDLVGWSWLFPPRNWHLGAEAQSPVRAREFDAEAVRRLCLEDPKLGHALVLAVAEVIGHRLECARTRLLDLYGPYGSGLPR from the coding sequence ATGAGCAGCAGGACAGGTCTGCGGACCATGACCGGACGGCTGGACGCGCTGCCCGACGAGCAGCACGACCGGCTCATGGAGCTGGCGCGCGAGGTGTCCTTCCCCGCGGGCGCGCGGCTCTTCGAGGAGCACCGGCCGGCGGACCGGTTCTGGATCATCAGGACCGGCAGCGTCGTTCTGGACCTCCACGTCCCCGGCCGCCGCGCCGCGGTGATCGAAACCCTCGGCCCGGGGGACCTGGTGGGCTGGTCCTGGCTCTTCCCGCCGCGCAACTGGCACCTGGGGGCCGAGGCGCAGAGCCCCGTACGGGCCCGGGAGTTCGACGCCGAGGCCGTACGCCGCCTGTGCCTGGAGGACCCGAAGCTGGGGCACGCGCTGGTGCTGGCGGTGGCCGAGGTCATCGGGCACCGCCTGGAGTGCGCCCGCACCCGGCTGCTGGACCTGTACGGGCCGTACGGGAGCGGACTGCCACGATGA
- a CDS encoding 4Fe-4S dicluster domain-containing protein has protein sequence MSRSRQVAHSTQGAVISASDGLAALVAVLAEDHAVIGPTVRDGAIVLARISCADQLPHHCGVELAAGRYRLVRRTDGMVFAHSAGPQSWKAYLHPQRERLWTVDRDPQGNLAFREEDGEDGEPPAYAFLGVRPCDLRAIAIQDRVLGGGPHAGTAYRRRRDRTFVVAVECTDPGATCFCTSMGTGPGVGERADGAPGYDLALTEVRDEDGHRFLVRCGGPAGERVLARLPHRTEDASTRAAARAAVTAAAQHMDKAMPPVDLHALMAGSLDAARWDDVAARCLTCGNCTMVCPTCFCTTTEDTTDLTGDHAERWQRWDSCFDLDFSHLHGGPVRASARSRYRQWLTHKLGTWHDQFGESGCVGCGRCIVWCPAGIDITEEAAALHAEATGSPATEEEAPS, from the coding sequence ATGTCCCGAAGTCGACAAGTGGCGCACAGTACTCAGGGCGCGGTGATCTCCGCGTCGGACGGACTCGCCGCACTGGTCGCCGTCCTCGCCGAGGACCACGCCGTGATCGGCCCCACCGTCCGCGACGGCGCGATCGTCCTCGCGCGGATCTCCTGCGCGGACCAACTCCCGCACCACTGCGGCGTGGAGCTCGCGGCCGGCCGCTACCGGCTGGTGCGGCGCACGGACGGCATGGTCTTCGCGCACAGCGCCGGGCCGCAGTCCTGGAAGGCCTACCTCCATCCGCAGCGCGAGCGGCTGTGGACGGTGGACCGCGACCCGCAGGGGAACCTCGCCTTCCGCGAGGAGGACGGGGAGGACGGGGAGCCGCCCGCCTACGCCTTCCTCGGGGTACGGCCCTGCGATCTGCGGGCCATCGCCATCCAGGACCGGGTACTGGGCGGCGGCCCGCACGCCGGCACGGCCTACCGGCGCCGCCGGGACCGTACCTTCGTCGTCGCCGTGGAGTGCACCGATCCGGGCGCCACCTGCTTCTGTACGTCGATGGGCACCGGGCCGGGCGTCGGTGAGCGGGCCGACGGCGCCCCCGGGTACGACCTGGCCCTGACCGAGGTACGGGACGAGGACGGGCACCGTTTCCTGGTGCGGTGCGGGGGCCCGGCCGGCGAACGCGTCCTGGCCCGGCTCCCCCACCGCACCGAGGACGCCTCGACGCGCGCCGCCGCCCGCGCGGCGGTCACCGCCGCCGCACAGCACATGGACAAGGCGATGCCCCCGGTCGACCTGCACGCCCTGATGGCCGGCTCGCTGGACGCCGCCCGCTGGGACGACGTCGCCGCGCGCTGCCTGACCTGCGGCAACTGCACGATGGTCTGTCCGACCTGCTTCTGCACCACCACCGAGGACACCACCGACCTGACCGGCGACCACGCGGAGCGGTGGCAGCGCTGGGACTCCTGCTTCGACCTGGACTTCAGCCATCTGCACGGCGGCCCGGTCCGCGCGTCCGCGCGCAGCCGCTACCGGCAGTGGCTGACCCACAAGCTCGGCACCTGGCACGACCAGTTCGGGGAGTCGGGCTGTGTCGGCTGCGGGCGCTGCATCGTGTGGTGCCCGGCCGGCATCGACATCACCGAGGAGGCCGCGGCCCTGCACGCCGAGGCGACGGGCTCCCCGGCCACCGAAGAGGAGGCACCTTCATGA
- the ppk2 gene encoding polyphosphate kinase 2, which produces MGKKLYERELLRLQTELVAVQEWVRAEGVRLVVVFEGRDAAGKGGAIKRVAEHLNPRVARIVALPAPSERERGQWYFQRYVEQLPTAGEIVLFDRSWYNRAGVEHVMGFCGDKEYRRFLRQCPLFERMLVEDGMLLRKYWFSVSDAVQEERFRSRLEDPTRRWKLSPMDLESLTRWEAYSRAKDTMFAHTDIPESPWYVVESDDKRRARINMIAHLLSTLPYYEVPGPALTLPPRPPSTGYRRPPKASQTYVPDHPLPAT; this is translated from the coding sequence TTGGGCAAGAAGCTGTACGAGCGTGAACTGCTGCGGCTGCAGACGGAGTTGGTGGCGGTCCAGGAGTGGGTGCGCGCCGAGGGAGTCCGGCTCGTGGTCGTCTTCGAGGGGCGGGACGCGGCCGGCAAGGGAGGTGCGATCAAGCGTGTCGCCGAGCACCTCAACCCGCGGGTCGCGCGGATCGTCGCACTGCCCGCGCCGTCCGAACGGGAGCGGGGGCAGTGGTACTTCCAGCGGTACGTCGAACAGTTGCCGACCGCCGGTGAGATCGTGCTGTTCGACCGGAGCTGGTACAACCGGGCGGGCGTCGAGCACGTCATGGGTTTCTGCGGCGACAAGGAGTACCGGCGCTTTCTGCGGCAGTGTCCGCTCTTTGAGCGGATGCTGGTGGAGGACGGGATGCTGCTGCGCAAATACTGGTTCTCGGTGAGCGACGCCGTACAGGAGGAACGGTTCCGCAGCAGGCTGGAGGACCCGACCCGGCGCTGGAAGCTCTCCCCCATGGACCTGGAGTCCCTCACGCGGTGGGAGGCGTACTCCCGCGCCAAGGACACCATGTTCGCGCATACGGACATCCCCGAGTCGCCCTGGTACGTCGTCGAGAGCGACGACAAACGACGGGCCCGGATCAACATGATCGCGCACCTGCTGTCGACCCTTCCCTATTACGAGGTGCCGGGGCCGGCCCTCACGCTGCCGCCCCGGCCGCCGTCCACCGGCTACCGTCGCCCTCCCAAGGCGTCGCAGACCTACGTGCCCGACCATCCCCTGCCCGCCACGTGA